CCCTGCCACCGCGATCGCCAGGTTCCAAAGCCCTGTGTAGGTGCCGGCCTGCTCGGGCGGAGTGAGGTTCACGAGCACGGGGTAGGAGTTGGTGATCACCAAAGCGTACGCGACGCCGCCCGCTGCGAACGCCAGGTAGTGCACGAGCGGGTAAGGGAACGCCACGAGCAGCGCAAACGCTGCCAGCACGCCTCCCAGTCCCCAGCGTACGGCGCGCAGTCGTCCGGTCCGATCCCCCAGGTACCCGGCAGGCACGGCGGCCGCGATGAACGGCAATACGAAGACGCCGAGCATCATCGTCGCCGAAGGGGCGTCCAGACCGAGGTGGTGTACGCCGTAACGCGTGAACATGTTCTGCACGCCGTTGATCGCCGCGACCCACGCCGTGCATGCCAGCAGCAGGTAGTACACGCTGCGGTTCGGGCCACGCAGCACCACGCGCAGGGTGGGCCCGATCTGCCCTGCAACGACGCCCTCCCCGATGGGTGCGGGCGGGCCCGCAGTCCCCTCGCCGAGAGATCCCCCACGGGCGTCTTCCGCGTACAGCAACGACATCCTCCGCTCGCGCACCACGAGGAAGATCACCAACAATGCGGCCACGAGCACGACGCCCGCGGCGTCGAACGGGAGAGTCGGCGACCTCCCATAGAGGGGAGACAGAGCGAAGAGGGCGGTCAGTGTGCCCAAGCCGGCCATCAGGCTGAGGATACCGTTTGCGCGGCCGCGGAAGCGCCTCGGCGTCACGTCCGGCATCAGGGCCATGCTCGGACTCGTGAAGGAGAACATCGCGACGTTCATCAGGAGCGTGACCGCCAGCAGCGGGACCAGACCGTCCACGCGTGGGATCCATGCGAACAGCACGGCGGTGAGCGGCGCGCCGACGAGC
The DNA window shown above is from Armatimonadota bacterium and carries:
- a CDS encoding MFS transporter; this translates as MGVTAAIGLGYFGVQAVRGLYDAYLPLLYGRFLTSNTLIGLVMILDNIASVTVQPYSGALSDRIDTRIGRRLPFLLVGAPLTAVLFAWIPRVDGLVPLLAVTLLMNVAMFSFTSPSMALMPDVTPRRFRGRANGILSLMAGLGTLTALFALSPLYGRSPTLPFDAAGVVLVAALLVIFLVVRERRMSLLYAEDARGGSLGEGTAGPPAPIGEGVVAGQIGPTLRVVLRGPNRSVYYLLLACTAWVAAINGVQNMFTRYGVHHLGLDAPSATMMLGVFVLPFIAAAVPAGYLGDRTGRLRAVRWGLGGVLAAFALLVAFPYPLVHYLAFAAGGVAYALVITNSYPVLVNLTPPEQAGTYTGLWNLAIAVAGLVSAPLYGAVVDLLGFRAFFLPGAAFMLAALRWSLRVSAEGVSATP